The sequence below is a genomic window from Mycobacterium spongiae.
GTGATGAGCTGCGGCTCACCGGAACCCACTGGGGTTGCGACACCAGCAACTGCGGTACGTGCGTCGTCGACGTGGACGGCGTTCCGGTGAAGTCGTGCACGATGCTTGCCGTGATGGCATCGGGGCACAGCGTCCGTACGGTCGAGGGGCTGGCAGGTCACGACGGCCAGCTCGACCCGGTGCAAGAAGGATTCATGCGCTGCCACGGCCTGCAGTGCGGCTTCTGCACGCCGGGCATGATGATCACCGCTCGCGCGCTGCTGGACCGCAATCCCGACCCCGACGAGGAAACCATCCGGGAGGCGATCTCCGGGCAGATCTGCCGCTGCACCGGATACACCACGATCGTGCGCTCGATTCAGTGGGCGGCACACAACTCCACGACCGAGGCGGCCACATCATGACCACCACCGAAGCACGTCCGCCAGCACCGGACGAACGTCCGGAAGATACCGCCGATAACAACCAAAAGCCTTGTGGCTACGGCCGGATGATGCGCAAAGAGGACCCACGAT
It includes:
- a CDS encoding (2Fe-2S)-binding protein; this encodes MQVNITVNGELVTADVEPRMLLVHFLRDELRLTGTHWGCDTSNCGTCVVDVDGVPVKSCTMLAVMASGHSVRTVEGLAGHDGQLDPVQEGFMRCHGLQCGFCTPGMMITARALLDRNPDPDEETIREAISGQICRCTGYTTIVRSIQWAAHNSTTEAATS